The following proteins are co-located in the Deinococcus metallilatus genome:
- a CDS encoding sensor histidine kinase: MSTDDQPDTLDELRRQAERVLDEQPGEEGSASEYRADPQALILELQRQQHELQVHQVELQLQMEQLVHTNMELERTRAEFADLFDFAPIGYLTLDRSGMIQRTNLTAMEQLGASRETLTRKRLSAFVDPAHVSSFALFLRRVFEAPIKRTVEVRLRSAAGNHFYVQLEGLAAGDEGGQQSQCRVAIIDITAQREAQEEVLRLNTTLEERVEQRTTHIRELSEELETFVYSVTHDLQTPLRHIRAFTDRLIQVHAAGDADQTHYAQHVRNSVDRMEHLLNAMLGFFRLSRQRVKFATVDLNRVLKEVLKDLQGDLVGREVKFAAEPLPTVTGDSGTLQLVFLNLLANALKFTRGRDPAHIHVCAQETEREYIVSVEDNGVGFNMRQKGRLFGLFQRLHSERDFEGTGVGLAQVRRIVLRHGGRVWAEGKPGQGATFWFSLPKRVPFSEDTEPRGHVKVER, encoded by the coding sequence ATGAGCACTGATGATCAACCAGACACCCTTGACGAGTTGCGGCGCCAGGCGGAGCGTGTCCTGGACGAGCAGCCCGGGGAAGAGGGGAGCGCCAGCGAGTACCGGGCCGACCCGCAGGCGCTGATCCTTGAACTTCAGCGCCAGCAGCACGAGCTCCAGGTCCACCAGGTCGAACTCCAACTCCAGATGGAGCAGCTCGTCCACACAAACATGGAGCTGGAGCGGACACGGGCCGAGTTCGCGGACCTCTTCGATTTCGCGCCCATCGGGTACCTGACCCTCGACCGGAGCGGCATGATCCAGCGCACCAACCTCACCGCCATGGAACAGCTCGGTGCGTCGCGGGAAACCCTGACACGCAAACGTCTGTCCGCCTTCGTGGACCCGGCGCACGTCAGTTCCTTCGCGCTCTTTCTGCGGCGCGTGTTCGAGGCGCCCATCAAGCGCACCGTGGAGGTGCGTCTTCGCAGCGCCGCAGGCAACCACTTTTACGTGCAACTCGAAGGTCTGGCTGCGGGGGATGAGGGCGGGCAGCAGAGCCAGTGCCGCGTGGCGATCATCGACATCACCGCCCAGCGCGAGGCGCAGGAGGAGGTGCTGCGCCTGAACACCACGCTGGAGGAGCGGGTCGAGCAGCGCACCACGCACATCCGGGAGCTGAGCGAGGAACTGGAGACGTTCGTGTACTCGGTCACGCACGACCTGCAAACGCCGCTGCGGCACATCCGCGCCTTCACCGACCGGCTGATCCAGGTACACGCAGCGGGGGACGCCGATCAAACCCATTACGCCCAGCATGTTCGGAACTCGGTGGACCGGATGGAACACCTCCTGAACGCCATGCTGGGCTTTTTCCGCCTCAGCCGCCAGCGCGTGAAATTCGCGACGGTGGATCTGAACCGGGTGCTGAAAGAGGTGCTCAAGGACCTGCAAGGGGACCTGGTGGGCCGGGAGGTGAAGTTCGCCGCCGAGCCCCTGCCCACGGTGACCGGGGACAGCGGCACCCTGCAACTGGTGTTCCTGAACCTGCTTGCCAACGCGCTGAAGTTCACGCGCGGCCGCGATCCCGCCCACATTCACGTCTGCGCGCAGGAAACCGAGCGGGAGTACATCGTCTCCGTGGAGGACAATGGCGTGGGCTTCAACATGCGCCAGAAGGGGCGGCTGTTCGGCCTGTTCCAGCGCCTGCACAGCGAGCGGGACTTCGAGGGCACGGGCGTGGGGCTGGCGCAGGTGCGGCGCATCGTGCTGCGGCACGGCGGGCGCGTGTGGGCGGAGGGCAAACCCGGTCAGGGCGCCACCTTCTGGTTCAGCCTGCCCAAGCGGGTGCCCTTCTCCGAAGACACGGAACCCAGGGGACACGTGAAGGTCGAGCGCTGA